CTAAACGCATTGAATGAAGAAAGAGCACCTTATCCAGACGCAAAGCAATCAGCAAATATTACCTGTGTAGGAATACTTGCACATGAATCAGCAATGGATGGAGGTAAAATTATTCCACTACCAGAATTTACGTTAAGCTAAGAAAAATCATTAAAGAAGGATTTTGGGCTTAAAACCCAATCCTTCTTTTTAAAAATTCGTGAAACTTAATACTAAACCCTCTAAATGAAATTGAATTTATTCAAACTAACTATTTGAATATTAATATAATACCAGAATGAAAATTACAAACTTATCAAAATTAACTACCGTATTCCTGGTAGCTCTTTTGTTCGCATGTGGAGGTGAAGAAAAAAAGTCTGAAACAATAGTTGAAAAGCCTGTAGCAGAAACTACAGCTCCTGTATTAAATCCGCCCGTAGCGGCTGAACCCGAACCTGAAGAAGAGGAAATGACGGAAGAAGCAATAGACAGTTCTGAAAGCCAAGTGCTAACGGGCGAAGAAAAAGTAGCTAATTCAGATTGTCTTTCCTGTCACCTTGTAGAAAGAATGGTTGTAGGTCCTGCTTATAGAGATATCGCAGCGGAATATAAAAACACCGATGAGAATGTAACAAAGCTTGCCAAAAAAGTCATCGAAGGAGGATCTGGTGTATGGGGTGAAACCGCCATGCCGCCACATCCAAACCTTAGCGAAGAAGATGCAAAAGATATGGTCCGTTACATCTTAGGACTTTATTGACAAGCAATTGAAAATTAAAGTAACATAGAATAAATTGGGTAACAAGATTACAGAAAGAGTGGCAATACGTATTGCCACTTTTTTTTTCATCCTTACTTTAATTTTTTACCGTAGGCATCAAACATTCCCATCAGATCTCCTTTAGCAGATTCCTCATCTACCTTTTGGAGAAATAAGGTAACGTCATAGCCACTGATATTAAAAGCTGCTGATAAGGCATCCCCTTCTATTTTTACGGCAGCCATCTTTTTTTCTTCTGTGGAACCCTCCTCTTTGAAATAGCCCGTTGTAAGATTATCCTTTGTCTCAAATCTTACTGGAATTGTTGCATCTCCATTGGGAGTGTTTTTTATGAGCACCTCCCATTTGCCTTCAAAATAGGATGCGTCTACAGCTGCAAATGCAAAAGTGACTAGAAAAAAAAATCCTAATGCACTTAAAATAGATAATTTTGATTTCATGTTTTGGGGTTATTGTATATTATTGATACAATAAGAATAAAAAATAATTGCTTTCAAATACTTCCTGAAAGAATTTTATAGTTTTCTTTTCTATTGAATTAACTTAACCTCATGAAAATGAATCAAAAGAAATTTTACTTACTACTGTTATTCCTTTGTGCCACCAGTTTACTATTTGGCCAAAGTCAGGAAAAGAAAATCATTCCTATTACAAGCTCTTTAAACTATGGTAAATCAGTAGCTGTTTTCGGGGGCTCCGTTTCTGTGATCCCTTCAAGCGAAGCGGCCAAATCCATGTGGAAAGAAAGTTTGGGAATGACCGTAACAAACTACGGCGTGGGTGGAGCTGGTTTTTCATCCTTGCAGGGGAAATCCTTGCAGCAGCAAGTAGATGAGGCTGGAGTTTTTGATATTTATATCTTGTGGGCTTCTACTAATGATTACACCAATAATCGCGAAAATGGATCGGTCACAGATTACACAGAACTTGATGGATTTGATGAAAAAAAGCTGGTAACCCAAGCTGGAGGGATAAACTATTGTATTAAAAAGATATATGAACTGAATCCCAATGCAACCATCTATTTCTTTACTTCCAGCAAAGCTTTTATGAATCCCGGAGGTTATGACCCGCTGGATTCTAACGGAATGGCCAGATATGTAGAAATGCAGAAGCAAATCTGCGAATTACACGGAATACCTTATTTAGATCAATTTTCGAAGGCAGGGTACAACACTTTCAATCAAAACCTATTTTATGAAGATCCTATTCACATGAATGAGGAGGGCTACAAGAAACTAGGCGAGCTACAAGTGGCGTTTTTGGCTTTCCCATCAAATTGACAGATAAAAAAAGAGGGTAACGATAAATCGAAACCCTCTCTGCTATTAAACCAATAGTCTTTTATCTTGAATAAAGAATCAAATTCCGCATTGCCCAAGGAGTTTCTCCCTTTTCGGTGGATTCGATTTTAATAAAGCGAACACTTTCCTCAGACTTCCATCTTAAGTTATTAACTCCCTGCTCTCCTTTTCCTTCAGCGACTTTAGTCCAATTATTACCATCGCTTGAAATAGATACATGGTAGGAAATTGGAAATTCATTTCTCGAATCAAATTGAATTTCTGCGAAATTATGCGCATCCGGAAGTTCCACTTGAAACCACATTCCAGGTTCCTGTGAAGTTTCAGTTTTCCATCCTTTATAACCAAAAGCATAGGATGGGTCTTTTGTGGAGCCTACTCCTTGAAGTGCTGTGCTGCTGGCATTTACGATCCAGTTATCTTGAAGAATAAGAGCTTTAGGAACCTCTCCTGTCAATTCTTCAAAAGTATAGGTTCCCTCCTTTTCTTTCGTTTCTTCACGTATCTCGGCAACATATTCAGGAGTCACAAAACTTCCTTCATTACCAAAAGCATTTCGGATATAAGATATTACGGAGGCGATATATTGATCATCATTCATATCCATCGCAATCATCACTCCCTCATATTCCTTTCCTTCCATATCTCCAGTCAAACCATGCAGTAAAGTTTTTACGGAATACTCAGGGTGACCTTGAATTCTTTGAGAACCAGAAAAAGCAGGTGCAATTAATCCATCACCTGCTGGTGAACCCAATCCTTTTGGTCCATGACAGGTAGAGCAATAACTATCAAAGATGCTTTTGCCTTGATTGTATAACGCCAGTTGCTGTGGTTCAAATTTGTTAGCATCCTCTTCTTTAGCCTCAGCAATCTTTTCTAAAATCTGAGTACCCACAAGCTGAACGCCCTGAGCTGAATTGCTTTCTATAGTGGAAGCCATCAATTCTTCAACCTGATCGATCGAAAGAATATAGGCGCTAAAAAGTGCTTGGATGACCACATTAGGATCTGCATCCTGGGTCATTTGTCTATAGTCTTCTGCTAAGCTCTTCTCACCGTATTTATAGAGGGTTTCACTGGCTTTGAGTGCTTGGACCCTAATAATTGGACTTGGGTCTTTTAACAAGCTTCTAACAAGCTCCAGTTTTAAAGAACTTAAGCCTTCTAATGTCCATAATGCATGAATTCTGGCAAGTTCATTATCGGAGTTTTTAACCATCTCCTCTAAAGCAGGAACTATAGACTTGTCCTGATTTAAAACCATTAGCTTTTGAGCGGTATCTCTCCACCATCCGTTTGGATTTTCAAGGTGTCTAACTAGCTCAGCCGATGTTTCCTCATACATTCTAGGTTTTTCTGTATTTCTAGGCATTCCATCGTAAGAAACTCTCCAAAT
Above is a window of Algoriphagus machipongonensis DNA encoding:
- a CDS encoding c-type cytochrome — encoded protein: MKITNLSKLTTVFLVALLFACGGEEKKSETIVEKPVAETTAPVLNPPVAAEPEPEEEEMTEEAIDSSESQVLTGEEKVANSDCLSCHLVERMVVGPAYRDIAAEYKNTDENVTKLAKKVIEGGSGVWGETAMPPHPNLSEEDAKDMVRYILGLY
- a CDS encoding SGNH/GDSL hydrolase family protein, which codes for MNQKKFYLLLLFLCATSLLFGQSQEKKIIPITSSLNYGKSVAVFGGSVSVIPSSEAAKSMWKESLGMTVTNYGVGGAGFSSLQGKSLQQQVDEAGVFDIYILWASTNDYTNNRENGSVTDYTELDGFDEKKLVTQAGGINYCIKKIYELNPNATIYFFTSSKAFMNPGGYDPLDSNGMARYVEMQKQICELHGIPYLDQFSKAGYNTFNQNLFYEDPIHMNEEGYKKLGELQVAFLAFPSN
- a CDS encoding DUF7133 domain-containing protein is translated as MFGTNKTFLLSFVSLIVLSSCEPERSPFDVSPSESMDPKRLEEPYPKIELPEDIDLESPTWKGIDLSPQPPVIPVSANEEKKSFVLQPGFHIDPVLSEPQIREPAAIQFDGNGRMYVLELRTYMQDIDANGELMPTSRISRWEDQDNDGVYETGVVFLDSLVFPRYVVPFGPNTILSMESNEDHVYKYTDTDGDGKADKKELFVSGLGRSGNVEHQTSFLTWTLDNWMYSTYNSKRIRWTPDGVIQEPSGNPWGQWGVTQDNYGKIWFQDGAGGVPQGFQFPIVYGNYSVKGQWKDGFRIPFSLIKLEDFQPGMKETKPDGSLSNVTGAAGNDVFRGDRLPKELVGQYFYGEPVGRIVRQVTTENVEGLTYIQNKYLDKESEFIQSTDPLFRPVDMATAPDGTLYIVDMYRGIIQQGNWTQEGSYLRTKIQQYQMDDVAGNGRIWRVSYDGMPRNTEKPRMYEETSAELVRHLENPNGWWRDTAQKLMVLNQDKSIVPALEEMVKNSDNELARIHALWTLEGLSSLKLELVRSLLKDPSPIIRVQALKASETLYKYGEKSLAEDYRQMTQDADPNVVIQALFSAYILSIDQVEELMASTIESNSAQGVQLVGTQILEKIAEAKEEDANKFEPQQLALYNQGKSIFDSYCSTCHGPKGLGSPAGDGLIAPAFSGSQRIQGHPEYSVKTLLHGLTGDMEGKEYEGVMIAMDMNDDQYIASVISYIRNAFGNEGSFVTPEYVAEIREETKEKEGTYTFEELTGEVPKALILQDNWIVNASSTALQGVGSTKDPSYAFGYKGWKTETSQEPGMWFQVELPDAHNFAEIQFDSRNEFPISYHVSISSDGNNWTKVAEGKGEQGVNNLRWKSEESVRFIKIESTEKGETPWAMRNLILYSR